Proteins encoded by one window of Kribbella italica:
- a CDS encoding alpha/beta hydrolase produces MTVLEPAAQAFADATAQPPFLFQLDPAEGRKVVDEVQTTDYPKLPVDEEWITVADGTKARIVKPAGTTDELPVILYIHGAGWVFGNAHTHDRLVRELAVGAGAAVVFPEYDLSPEVRYPHALEQAYAVARWIVAEGKSKGLDATRLAIAGDSVGGNLAAAVTLLAKERGDLTFKQQVLFYPVTDASFDTASYQEFAEGYFLQRDGMQWFWDQYTTDEAERNQITASPLRATTEQLTGLPAALVITGEADVLRDEGEAYAAKLREAGVDVTAVRFGGIIHDFVMLDALRDTRAATAAIDLAVRTLRSALA; encoded by the coding sequence ATGACCGTTCTGGAGCCCGCCGCCCAAGCCTTCGCCGACGCGACCGCGCAGCCCCCGTTCCTGTTCCAGCTCGACCCGGCCGAGGGCCGCAAGGTGGTCGACGAGGTGCAGACCACCGACTACCCGAAGCTCCCGGTCGACGAGGAGTGGATCACCGTCGCCGACGGCACCAAGGCCCGGATCGTCAAGCCGGCCGGTACGACGGACGAACTGCCGGTGATCCTCTACATCCACGGCGCCGGCTGGGTGTTCGGCAACGCGCACACCCACGACCGTCTGGTCCGCGAACTGGCCGTCGGTGCCGGTGCCGCGGTCGTCTTCCCGGAGTACGACCTGTCGCCCGAGGTGCGCTACCCACACGCGCTCGAGCAGGCCTACGCGGTCGCCCGCTGGATCGTTGCCGAAGGCAAGAGCAAGGGCCTGGACGCGACCCGGCTGGCGATCGCCGGCGACTCGGTCGGCGGCAACCTGGCCGCGGCGGTGACGCTGCTGGCCAAGGAGCGCGGCGACCTGACCTTCAAGCAGCAGGTGCTGTTCTACCCCGTGACCGACGCGTCGTTCGACACCGCGTCGTACCAGGAGTTCGCCGAGGGCTACTTCCTGCAGCGCGACGGGATGCAGTGGTTCTGGGACCAGTACACGACCGACGAGGCCGAGCGGAACCAGATCACCGCGTCGCCGCTCCGCGCGACCACTGAGCAGCTGACCGGTCTGCCGGCCGCGCTGGTGATCACCGGCGAGGCCGACGTACTGCGCGACGAGGGCGAGGCGTACGCCGCGAAGCTGCGCGAGGCCGGCGTCGACGTGACCGCCGTACGGTTCGGCGGAATTATCCACGACTTCGTGATGTTGGACGCGCTGCGGGACACGCGCGCCGCGACCGCCGCGATCGACCTGGCGGTCCGGACCCTGCGTTCCGCACTGGCTTGA
- a CDS encoding TetR/AcrR family transcriptional regulator codes for MAIDTATAQRQVLDAADALFYERGVQSVGMDAIRTASGVSLKRLYQLFPSKDVLIEAYLHQRDQLWKDMLAEHVDAATDPRERILAVFEFLHTWFTQKDFRGCAFINSFGELGAVSPRVAELAQQHKAGFRQALTELAAAAQAPDPQQLADHLILLSEGAITTSAISGSAQPARRAREAAVLLMQASLPAD; via the coding sequence ATGGCGATCGACACGGCGACCGCGCAGCGACAGGTGCTGGACGCGGCGGACGCGCTGTTCTACGAGCGCGGTGTCCAGTCCGTCGGGATGGACGCGATCCGGACGGCGTCCGGGGTCTCGCTGAAGCGGCTCTACCAGTTGTTCCCGTCGAAGGACGTGCTGATCGAGGCGTACCTGCACCAGCGCGACCAGCTGTGGAAGGACATGCTCGCCGAGCACGTGGACGCCGCGACGGATCCGCGCGAGCGGATCCTGGCGGTGTTCGAGTTCCTGCACACGTGGTTCACCCAGAAGGACTTCCGGGGGTGCGCGTTCATCAACTCCTTCGGCGAGCTGGGCGCCGTGTCACCGCGGGTCGCCGAGCTGGCGCAGCAGCACAAGGCGGGCTTCCGCCAGGCCCTCACCGAGTTGGCGGCGGCCGCTCAGGCGCCGGATCCGCAGCAGCTGGCCGACCACTTGATCCTGCTGAGCGAGGGTGCCATCACCACGTCCGCCATCTCCGGCTCTGCCCAACCAGCCCGCCGCGCCCGCGAGGCCGCCGTACTGCTGATGCAGGCCTCGCTGCCTGCCGACTAG
- a CDS encoding transposase, giving the protein MVIDDRLRSDLDAPRKQRHTAKWIIDRLLDEHDGAGVVSYWMVREYVATRRRETRVEVGREPANAFIPQEHLPGREAEVDFGDVAIRLRGELVTCALFSLRLSYSGKAVHRVSASAGQEAFFEGHVHAFNVLGGVPTGKIRYDNLKAAVASVIGFSRQRVEADRWTAVRSHYGIEAF; this is encoded by the coding sequence GTGGTGATCGACGACCGGCTGCGCTCGGACCTCGACGCGCCGCGGAAGCAGCGACACACGGCGAAGTGGATCATCGATCGACTGCTTGACGAACATGACGGGGCCGGGGTGGTGTCGTACTGGATGGTCCGCGAGTACGTCGCCACCCGACGCCGTGAGACTCGCGTCGAGGTCGGACGGGAACCTGCCAACGCGTTCATCCCGCAAGAGCACCTCCCGGGCCGCGAGGCCGAGGTTGACTTCGGCGACGTCGCCATCCGCCTGCGCGGCGAGCTCGTAACCTGCGCGCTGTTCAGCCTTCGGCTCTCCTACTCGGGCAAGGCCGTGCACAGGGTCAGTGCCTCGGCTGGGCAGGAAGCCTTCTTCGAGGGTCACGTCCACGCCTTCAACGTGCTCGGCGGGGTGCCGACCGGGAAGATCCGCTACGACAACCTCAAGGCCGCCGTCGCGAGCGTGATCGGGTTCTCCCGCCAGCGGGTCGAGGCCGACAGGTGGACCGCCGTCCGTTCCCACTACGGCATCGAAGCCTTCTAG
- a CDS encoding Clp protease N-terminal domain-containing protein encodes MTPGPDLQQLIDTIRTDTGSDDVLEQLATASSTITDLTATSDAALGYFVDRARGAGRSWVEISAVLGVSKQAAHKRFSDSWPVKLDLERFTLRTKVVIQAASGIARERGQGFVGTEHLLLGLFTEPQSVATLLMISAGLTEDDVLAAVDAEFPPAAAGDPADAGELPMTPRASHVIGYATEEALLLGHNYIGTEHLLMAFYHFPGGVAAKVLNQLGLTEQAARDGVRVALEELTKGK; translated from the coding sequence ATGACTCCTGGACCTGATCTGCAGCAACTCATCGACACCATCCGGACCGACACCGGCAGCGACGACGTGCTCGAGCAACTCGCGACCGCGTCCAGCACGATCACCGATCTGACCGCCACCTCCGACGCTGCTCTCGGGTACTTCGTCGACCGGGCTCGCGGCGCGGGCCGGTCGTGGGTCGAGATCAGCGCGGTGCTCGGTGTCAGCAAGCAGGCCGCGCACAAGCGGTTCTCCGACTCCTGGCCGGTGAAGCTCGATCTCGAGCGGTTCACGCTGCGCACGAAGGTGGTCATCCAGGCCGCCTCCGGGATCGCTCGTGAGCGTGGCCAAGGGTTCGTCGGCACCGAGCACCTGCTGCTGGGCCTGTTCACCGAGCCGCAGTCGGTCGCCACGCTGCTGATGATCTCGGCCGGTCTCACCGAGGACGACGTGCTGGCCGCGGTCGACGCCGAGTTCCCGCCGGCCGCGGCCGGCGATCCCGCCGATGCAGGCGAGCTCCCGATGACCCCACGCGCCTCGCACGTGATCGGCTACGCGACCGAGGAGGCCCTCCTGCTCGGCCACAACTACATCGGCACCGAGCACCTCCTGATGGCCTTCTACCACTTCCCGGGCGGCGTCGCGGCGAAGGTACTGAACCAGCTCGGCCTGACCGAGCAGGCCGCGCGCGACGGCGTCCGGGTCGCGCTGGAGGAGCTGACCAAGGGCAAGTAG
- a CDS encoding DUF1028 domain-containing protein, producing the protein MTFSIVAYDVKSASWGVAVASKFLAVGAVVPWGRAGAGAVATQAAANLSYGPEGLDLLAEGLPAADVIERLTAADDGRDSRQVGVVDAAGRGATYTGPECMDWAGGLAGDGFAMQGNILAGPGVVPAMAEAWRDRADEPFAHRLLQSLTAGDQTGGDRRGRQSAALRVWRAGAAYGGQLDLAINLRVDDHRTPVEELGRLLDLHDLYFGTPDPSTLLPLEGALADEVTTLLTRLGHETLDAWAGTENFEERLVPGKLDPVVLEQLRNSLP; encoded by the coding sequence ATGACGTTCTCGATCGTGGCGTACGACGTGAAGTCGGCATCCTGGGGTGTGGCGGTGGCATCGAAGTTCCTGGCGGTCGGGGCGGTGGTTCCGTGGGGCCGGGCGGGCGCCGGGGCGGTCGCGACCCAGGCGGCGGCGAATCTGTCGTACGGGCCGGAGGGGCTCGACCTGCTCGCCGAGGGGTTGCCGGCGGCGGACGTCATCGAGCGGCTGACCGCGGCGGATGACGGGCGGGACAGTCGGCAGGTAGGGGTCGTCGACGCGGCCGGGCGGGGTGCGACGTACACCGGGCCGGAGTGCATGGACTGGGCCGGTGGCCTGGCCGGGGACGGGTTCGCAATGCAGGGCAACATCCTGGCCGGGCCCGGCGTCGTCCCCGCGATGGCGGAGGCCTGGCGTGATCGCGCCGACGAGCCGTTCGCCCACCGCCTCCTGCAGTCCCTCACCGCCGGGGACCAGACCGGCGGCGATCGCCGCGGCCGGCAGAGCGCCGCCCTGCGCGTCTGGCGCGCCGGAGCGGCGTACGGCGGTCAGCTCGACCTCGCCATCAACCTCCGTGTCGACGACCACCGGACTCCGGTCGAGGAACTCGGTCGCCTGCTCGATCTCCACGACCTGTACTTCGGGACGCCCGACCCGTCCACGCTGCTCCCGCTCGAAGGCGCGCTGGCCGACGAGGTCACCACGCTCCTGACCAGGCTCGGCCACGAAACACTCGACGCCTGGGCCGGCACCGAGAACTTCGAGGAACGCCTCGTCCCCGGCAAGCTCGACCCCGTCGTCCTCGAGCAGCTGCGCAACTCGTTGCCTTAG
- a CDS encoding ATP-binding protein, translating to MSYRGFLAELLLAECDDRARRRSERRIKAAKFPREKSLRAFGFDANPNIDPAVIHTLAKCEWVQKGQPLCLIGDSGTGKSHLLIALGTEAAMAGYRVKGLGRDRVQ from the coding sequence ATGTCTTACCGCGGGTTCCTCGCCGAACTACTGCTTGCCGAGTGCGACGATCGCGCCCGACGCCGGTCCGAACGCCGGATCAAGGCCGCCAAGTTCCCCCGCGAGAAGTCCCTGCGGGCCTTCGGCTTCGACGCCAACCCCAACATCGATCCCGCCGTGATCCACACCCTCGCCAAGTGCGAATGGGTCCAGAAGGGACAGCCGCTGTGTCTGATCGGGGACTCCGGCACCGGCAAGTCCCATCTGCTGATCGCACTCGGCACCGAGGCCGCCATGGCAGGCTACCGGGTCAAGGGCCTCGGTCGCGATCGCGTCCAATGA
- a CDS encoding helix-turn-helix transcriptional regulator, with translation MNHPRKAFYGIAEIAEALGLNRQLVTAWRRRRSHGLPEPDAELSSGPIWRGETVEPWIDAFRDRGDGGEMQPVSGELAMRAGRRMLRVAALLLEQPIRLRLLSQALTEARELLPLVDAAADDPLRRAVVQLLSPLRVNDSGNLDEFRRQVLVEVAQLAPLAELAAQSLPTSESAG, from the coding sequence ATGAACCACCCGCGGAAGGCCTTCTACGGCATCGCCGAGATCGCCGAGGCGCTCGGCCTGAACCGGCAGCTGGTGACCGCGTGGCGCCGGCGTCGCAGCCACGGCCTGCCCGAACCGGACGCCGAGCTCTCGTCCGGCCCGATCTGGCGTGGGGAGACCGTCGAGCCGTGGATCGACGCGTTCCGCGACCGCGGTGACGGCGGGGAGATGCAGCCGGTCAGTGGCGAGCTGGCGATGCGGGCCGGGCGGCGGATGCTGCGTGTGGCCGCGCTGCTGCTGGAGCAGCCGATCCGGCTTCGGCTGCTCAGCCAGGCGCTGACCGAGGCTCGGGAACTGCTGCCGCTGGTCGACGCTGCCGCGGACGATCCGCTCAGGCGGGCCGTCGTACAGCTGCTGTCGCCCTTGCGGGTGAACGACTCCGGGAATCTGGACGAATTTCGGCGCCAGGTGCTGGTCGAGGTGGCACAGCTGGCACCTCTGGCCGAGCTGGCAGCGCAGAGCCTTCCCACCTCGGAGAGTGCGGGTTAG
- a CDS encoding alpha/beta fold hydrolase has product MTTNPTTVVLVHGAFADGGSWNGVIDLLQKVHVDVTAVANPLRGLTPDAAYVASVVRQIDGPVLLVGHSYGGAVIDKAAQDLENVVGLVHVAAFVLDEGESPAGISAKFPETPFGAAVRPTLFPQPDGTEAPELRLDPAAYPEVFAADLPIEVSRVLAASQRPVAAQGLEEEFTGEPGWKRLPSWTLVSTQDQAIHPDAQRFMAERAGGTTVEVEGSHSVAVSQPEAVVDFILKALS; this is encoded by the coding sequence ATGACCACGAACCCCACGACCGTCGTTCTCGTCCACGGCGCGTTCGCCGACGGCGGCAGCTGGAACGGTGTGATCGACCTGCTCCAGAAGGTGCACGTCGACGTGACCGCGGTGGCGAACCCGCTGCGCGGCCTGACGCCCGACGCGGCGTACGTCGCGAGCGTGGTCCGCCAGATCGACGGGCCGGTCCTGCTCGTCGGTCACTCGTACGGCGGCGCGGTGATCGACAAGGCGGCGCAGGACCTGGAGAACGTGGTCGGCCTCGTCCACGTCGCCGCCTTCGTGCTGGACGAAGGGGAGAGCCCGGCCGGGATCTCCGCGAAGTTCCCGGAGACGCCGTTCGGGGCGGCGGTCCGGCCGACGCTGTTCCCGCAGCCGGACGGGACCGAGGCGCCGGAGCTGCGGCTCGACCCGGCGGCGTACCCGGAGGTGTTCGCGGCGGACCTGCCGATCGAGGTGAGCCGGGTGCTGGCGGCGTCGCAGCGGCCGGTCGCCGCGCAGGGGCTCGAGGAGGAGTTCACCGGCGAGCCGGGCTGGAAGAGGCTGCCGAGCTGGACGCTCGTGTCGACGCAGGATCAGGCGATCCATCCCGACGCCCAGCGCTTCATGGCCGAGCGAGCGGGCGGCACGACGGTCGAGGTCGAGGGGTCGCACTCGGTTGCGGTGTCGCAGCCGGAGGCGGTCGTCGACTTCATTCTGAAAGCACTGAGCTGA
- the ligD gene encoding non-homologous end-joining DNA ligase, which produces MASTPDETRDGVDLTNLDQPLFDGAEATKRDLVDYLDAVHERMLPELRERPLTVKRVRPRQQPFMQKNVPKYTPEWVKTVTVWAEASKREVSYALCDDRRTLLWFANQRAVEYHPTLMRAGRWDRVTHLVLDLDPPEGDETFGLAVRAAHLVRQALTDSGLKGAVKTSGAKGVHVYVPIDDQISIEDAAAATRAIAARAERVDPSVATTAYIKEDREGKVFVDSTRAGGATVVAAYSPRIRPGTPVSFPVGWADLDNVSPRDFTVRSAPGLLASADHWAAELPAPQSLPEDLLEEGRAIPIARVVAMHEGKRRAKAKRDAEENK; this is translated from the coding sequence ATGGCGAGCACACCGGACGAGACGCGTGACGGGGTCGATCTGACCAACCTCGATCAGCCGTTGTTCGACGGCGCGGAAGCGACGAAGCGGGATCTCGTCGACTACCTCGACGCGGTGCACGAGCGGATGCTGCCGGAGCTGCGGGAGCGGCCGCTGACGGTCAAGCGGGTCCGGCCGCGGCAGCAGCCGTTCATGCAGAAGAACGTGCCGAAGTACACGCCGGAGTGGGTGAAGACGGTGACGGTCTGGGCCGAGGCGTCCAAGCGCGAGGTCTCGTACGCGCTGTGCGACGACCGGCGCACGCTGCTGTGGTTCGCGAACCAGCGGGCCGTGGAGTACCACCCGACGTTGATGCGCGCCGGCCGCTGGGACCGGGTCACGCATCTGGTGCTCGATCTCGACCCGCCGGAGGGGGACGAGACGTTCGGGCTCGCGGTGCGGGCGGCGCATCTGGTGCGGCAGGCGCTGACCGATTCCGGGCTGAAGGGCGCGGTGAAGACGAGCGGCGCGAAGGGCGTGCACGTGTACGTCCCGATCGACGACCAGATCTCGATCGAGGACGCCGCCGCGGCCACCCGGGCGATCGCGGCGCGCGCCGAGCGCGTCGATCCGAGTGTCGCGACCACGGCGTACATCAAGGAGGACCGGGAAGGGAAGGTCTTCGTCGACTCGACCCGCGCCGGCGGCGCGACGGTGGTCGCGGCGTACAGCCCGCGGATCCGGCCCGGTACGCCGGTGTCGTTCCCGGTGGGCTGGGCCGACCTCGACAACGTGTCGCCTCGCGACTTCACCGTACGGAGTGCGCCCGGACTGCTCGCGTCGGCGGATCACTGGGCCGCCGAGCTGCCCGCGCCGCAGTCGCTGCCCGAGGACCTGCTGGAAGAGGGTCGCGCGATCCCCATCGCCCGCGTCGTCGCCATGCACGAGGGCAAACGCCGGGCCAAGGCGAAGCGCGACGCGGAGGAGAACAAGTAG
- a CDS encoding small ribosomal subunit Rsm22 family protein translates to MADLPQDLRTALEAALSNVPAAQLTSSFQRLSTRYREEQAATSPIMASPADVITYSAYRMPATFAAVRSTLEQVALQLPDFAPVKQLDLGGGTGSAVWAATDVWPSLANVTVLEQVTEAIALGKKLTANAESPAVRTTTWTTGRLDQSTFESADLVTVSYVLSELSTEQQQNLVAQLATQQGLVALIEPGTPGGYERIVAARDQLIAAGHSVIAPCPHDLACPIPRGRDWCHFTSRVNRSAVHRRTKGAELGFEDEKFSYVVTSPTLRAHAANRVLRHPQQRKGLVSLRLCTDAGELREELVSKRQGPLYRTARNTEFGDPWPT, encoded by the coding sequence ATGGCTGACCTGCCGCAGGATCTGCGGACTGCGCTCGAGGCGGCTCTGAGCAACGTCCCCGCAGCGCAGCTGACCAGCTCCTTCCAGCGGCTCAGCACCCGGTACCGCGAGGAGCAGGCGGCGACGTCGCCGATCATGGCGTCGCCTGCTGACGTCATCACCTACTCGGCGTACCGGATGCCGGCGACTTTCGCCGCCGTGCGTTCGACGCTGGAGCAGGTCGCCTTGCAGCTGCCGGACTTCGCGCCGGTCAAGCAGCTCGACCTCGGCGGCGGCACGGGCTCCGCGGTCTGGGCCGCGACCGACGTCTGGCCGTCGCTCGCGAACGTCACCGTGCTCGAGCAGGTCACCGAAGCGATTGCCCTAGGCAAGAAACTCACCGCGAACGCCGAGTCCCCTGCCGTGCGCACCACGACCTGGACCACCGGCCGGCTCGACCAGTCCACGTTCGAGTCCGCCGACCTGGTCACCGTCTCGTACGTGCTCAGCGAGCTGTCGACCGAACAACAGCAGAACCTCGTCGCGCAACTGGCGACCCAGCAAGGCCTGGTCGCGCTGATCGAGCCCGGCACCCCCGGTGGCTACGAACGCATCGTCGCCGCCCGCGACCAGCTCATCGCCGCCGGCCACAGCGTGATCGCCCCCTGCCCGCACGACCTCGCCTGCCCGATCCCCCGCGGCCGCGACTGGTGCCACTTCACCAGCCGCGTCAACCGCAGCGCCGTCCACCGCCGGACCAAGGGCGCCGAACTCGGCTTCGAGGACGAGAAGTTCTCGTACGTCGTCACCAGCCCGACGCTGCGCGCTCACGCGGCGAACCGCGTCCTCCGCCACCCCCAGCAACGCAAGGGCCTGGTCTCCCTGCGCCTCTGCACCGACGCCGGCGAACTCCGCGAAGAACTCGTCTCCAAACGCCAGGGCCCCCTCTACCGCACCGCCCGCAACACCGAGTTCGGCGACCCCTGGCCGACCTGA
- a CDS encoding ATP-binding protein yields MSPFGGWTKTFTDPRLCAAIVGRLTFGGTILETGTDSYSLAQATKQRTT; encoded by the coding sequence ATGAGTCCCTTCGGCGGCTGGACCAAGACCTTCACCGACCCCCGCCTGTGCGCAGCCATCGTCGGCCGACTCACCTTCGGCGGCACCATCCTCGAGACCGGCACCGACTCCTACAGTCTGGCCCAAGCCACAAAGCAGCGGACAACCTGA
- a CDS encoding Mu transposase domain-containing protein gives MADAWDEADDARRIGSRARTVGGHFATEQPLLAPLPTEPFETGRGFTPRVDRYAQVTVRMSKYSVPARMVGRQARVLLNASDLVVFDGRTEIARHERLMTKGSTRVDLDHYLEVLLRKPGALPGAKALEQARASGRFTPVHDAWWAAACKAHGDADGTRALIEVLMMHRHLPHDHVVAGLATALLAGALTADAVALEARKYNDTADGGADDTTADHQSLMSGDRARGEGEIPAVRSLTERRLRAHIPADTRPLPSVEKYDQLLAHRRDTPNEGAAP, from the coding sequence ATGGCCGACGCCTGGGACGAAGCCGACGACGCCCGGCGGATCGGGTCCCGCGCCCGCACGGTCGGGGGACACTTCGCCACCGAGCAGCCACTCCTCGCGCCCCTTCCGACCGAGCCGTTCGAGACCGGCCGCGGGTTCACCCCGCGCGTGGACCGGTACGCCCAGGTCACGGTCCGGATGAGCAAGTACTCCGTGCCCGCGCGCATGGTCGGCCGTCAAGCCCGGGTGCTCCTGAACGCCAGCGACCTGGTCGTGTTCGACGGCAGGACCGAGATCGCCCGCCACGAACGGCTCATGACCAAGGGCTCGACCCGGGTCGACCTGGACCACTATCTCGAGGTCCTCCTCCGCAAACCGGGCGCGTTACCCGGTGCGAAAGCGCTGGAGCAGGCCAGGGCATCCGGGCGGTTCACGCCCGTTCACGACGCCTGGTGGGCCGCGGCCTGCAAGGCCCACGGTGACGCCGACGGCACCCGTGCCCTCATTGAGGTCCTGATGATGCACCGGCACCTTCCACACGACCACGTCGTCGCCGGACTCGCGACGGCGCTGCTTGCAGGCGCGCTCACCGCGGACGCTGTCGCGTTGGAAGCGCGCAAGTACAACGACACAGCAGATGGCGGAGCCGACGACACGACAGCGGACCACCAGTCCCTGATGAGCGGCGACAGGGCACGCGGAGAAGGCGAGATCCCTGCCGTGCGATCGCTGACCGAGCGCCGGCTCCGTGCCCACATCCCGGCCGACACTCGGCCGCTGCCGAGCGTGGAGAAGTACGACCAGCTGTTGGCCCACCGACGTGACACCCCGAACGAAGGAGCCGCACCGTGA
- a CDS encoding protein kinase domain-containing protein, with amino-acid sequence MIVEVPGYRLAEPLGAGATGVVYDANRLADGQRVAVKVVHPELVDPQYRERLRREARAAAAVVHPGVVRVQEVGGDGNNAWLVMDRLSGPDLQRRLADDGPLEPVEAAELLASVADAVHAMHEAGVIHRDLKPANIILNEGRPLVGDFGVARQLVSLESSTGFDLTGGSSDWLRSDAPAGPPLGAMAGTVAYMAPEQWRGDPVAAAADVYALGGTLFSLLTGLLPYDRKTLPELAYAVAILPAPQPSQYGVPLAFDAVVARAMAKDPKERYATAADFAAALRAVGSVSAPPRTALNRRWLIAVAALVLVAGGAGAVVAQGKGAATEELTVCAEDATVRDAPRSRTVVATVYQGDHLTPIAPRDGDSWVHVRLRDGSTGWALTDFVRHEC; translated from the coding sequence GTGATCGTCGAGGTCCCTGGCTACCGCCTCGCGGAGCCGCTGGGTGCTGGCGCGACAGGGGTGGTGTACGACGCGAACCGGCTGGCCGACGGGCAGCGCGTCGCGGTCAAGGTGGTGCATCCCGAGCTGGTCGACCCGCAGTACCGCGAACGGCTGCGTCGCGAGGCGCGGGCGGCCGCGGCGGTGGTGCACCCGGGTGTGGTCCGCGTGCAGGAGGTCGGCGGCGACGGGAACAACGCGTGGCTGGTGATGGATCGGCTGAGCGGGCCGGATCTGCAGCGGCGGCTGGCCGACGACGGTCCGCTGGAGCCTGTCGAGGCGGCCGAGCTGCTCGCGTCGGTGGCCGACGCGGTGCACGCGATGCACGAGGCCGGGGTGATCCATCGAGATCTCAAGCCGGCGAACATCATCCTGAACGAGGGACGCCCGCTGGTCGGGGACTTCGGGGTCGCGCGGCAGCTGGTGAGCCTGGAGTCGAGCACCGGGTTCGATCTCACGGGCGGGTCCTCTGACTGGCTGCGGTCTGATGCGCCGGCTGGTCCGCCGCTGGGGGCGATGGCGGGCACGGTCGCGTACATGGCGCCGGAGCAGTGGCGCGGCGATCCGGTGGCCGCTGCGGCGGATGTCTACGCGCTCGGCGGCACACTGTTCTCGCTGCTCACGGGGTTGCTTCCGTACGACCGAAAGACCCTGCCCGAGCTCGCGTACGCCGTGGCGATCCTTCCGGCGCCACAGCCAAGCCAGTACGGCGTACCGCTGGCGTTCGATGCGGTGGTGGCCAGGGCGATGGCGAAGGACCCGAAGGAGCGCTACGCAACAGCAGCTGACTTCGCGGCGGCTCTTCGGGCCGTCGGATCGGTGTCTGCTCCTCCTCGAACTGCTCTGAACAGACGATGGTTGATCGCCGTTGCCGCGCTGGTCCTGGTCGCCGGTGGAGCGGGAGCGGTTGTTGCCCAAGGCAAGGGGGCTGCGACGGAAGAGTTGACGGTGTGTGCGGAGGATGCGACGGTTCGGGATGCGCCTCGGAGTCGGACGGTGGTGGCGACTGTTTATCAAGGGGATCATCTGACGCCGATCGCGCCTCGGGACGGGGACTCTTGGGTGCATGTGCGGCTCAGGGACGGTAGTACCGGGTGGGCGCTGACCGACTTCGTTCGGCACGAGTGTTGA
- the mug gene encoding G/U mismatch-specific DNA glycosylase, with protein sequence MQQLADLIVPGLKVLFCGINPGLMSAQTGHHFARPGNRFWPALHQAGFTPRQLLPAEQPELLDLCLGITNVVDRPSARADELTKAEFRAGGENLERKVLEFAPDWLAVVGVTAYRDAFGLPKAAMGRQDRTIGPTRVWILPNPSGLNAHYTLPKLATAYAELREAAGLPDLFSSVLSE encoded by the coding sequence ATGCAGCAGTTGGCGGATCTGATCGTGCCCGGCCTCAAAGTCTTGTTCTGTGGCATCAACCCCGGGCTGATGTCCGCACAGACCGGCCACCACTTCGCCCGCCCCGGCAACCGGTTCTGGCCCGCGTTGCACCAGGCCGGCTTCACTCCCCGCCAACTCTTGCCCGCCGAGCAACCCGAACTCCTCGACCTCTGCCTGGGCATCACCAACGTCGTCGACCGCCCGTCAGCCCGCGCCGACGAGCTGACCAAGGCCGAGTTCCGCGCCGGCGGCGAGAACCTCGAACGCAAGGTGCTCGAGTTCGCCCCCGACTGGCTGGCGGTCGTCGGCGTCACGGCGTACCGCGACGCCTTCGGCCTGCCGAAGGCCGCGATGGGCCGGCAGGACCGCACGATCGGCCCGACCCGGGTCTGGATCCTGCCCAACCCGAGCGGACTGAACGCGCACTACACCCTGCCGAAACTCGCCACCGCGTACGCCGAACTGCGCGAGGCCGCGGGCCTGCCGGATCTGTTCAGCTCAGTGCTTTCAGAATGA